The genomic DNA CGCGGCCGACTGCTGGATCGGGAAGCGGCGTTCGTATTGCCCGAACAGCGCGAGCAGGCGTTCGCCGTACTCCCTGTCGGCGGAGTAGAACGTGGTCAGCAGCAGCGCGCGCATCTGGGTTGAATAGTCGCGCTTCGAGACCGGGACGACGTCCCGAAAGCGCCGCTCGTATTCGCGCTTGACGCGGTCGGCAAGATAGGTGTCCGAACCGCGCCGCTGCAGCAAACGCTCCACCTGGTCGGCGAACTCGCGGTCGGCATCCGCGGCCAAGGGCTGGCCCTGCACAATGACGCAGCAAAGCAGCGCTGCCAGCGGCACCAGCTTCCATCCATTCATCGCGTCGTCCCGCCGTGCCGCCGCGCCATCAGCAACGGTCGCTGCAACTGGAACCGGCCCTGGACACGCAGCGTTTCGGCGACTCGCAATACATGTTCGGGTAGACCGTGCGCCCGCCGCCGAGATTGCCGCCGCCACCGCCGCCACCGCCCACGGGACCGTCGCCCCAGCCGCCCCCATCCCAGCCGCCGCCACCGCCATCGCCGTTGCCGCACCAGTCATCCGCATCGGGCACCAGCTCGCAGTACATGGAATTATCCACCCCTGGCGCGGGCGCGCGCTTGGCCTGGGTGTAATAGCGCATGTCGCCTTGGCTGCCGAACAGCGCCAGCACGGCCTTGGCCTGTTTCGGCGTCAGATTGTCCAGCAGTACCTGGTAGTTATAGCTTGTCAGGCCGGTTTCGTTGAAGGTCAGGCTGTCCAGAAATTCCTGGCGGGTGTCGGCTGCGAGCGCATTGAGCGGGTTGCGCGCGGCGGGCGTTTGCATCAGGTAGCGCTGCAACGCCTGCTCACTTTTCACGGGCGCCAGCAGCAGATCCAATTCGCCCTTGGCCGCCAGATATCTGTCCAGCACCTCCTGGCGTACCGTGGCCGCCTTGGCGGCCTGCTCCGCCTGCGGCTCGACCGCACCGGCGCACGAGGCTGCCGCCATCATCAGCATGAACATCCATTTCCTGAACATCTGCGTCCTTTTCTTGTCTGAACCGGATTCTGCCGGCAAGCCGCCAGCGCGCTGTGACATCGCCGCGCAACAGGTTTCGAAAGCATATTCCTTCGTGCAATAAACATAACACCCCGGGCCATCCCGGTCACCCTGCGATAAATCGCAGCTGACAAACGCCTCGCATGGGGCCTCGACAGCGCCCGCAGGGGCCAGGCGGCGCGCATCTGGCATTTCCTTCCACATTGACACCCCCTGCCAACTGACATATAGTCCCGATCCTCGACCGGGAGAGCGCAGCCATGCTGCCGCCGAAGGGGCATTACCCGAAAACTCTCAGGCACAAAGGACCGGTCAGGGGCTGCCAGCAGGCGGCCAAAACTCTGGAGAGCGGCAAGCACGTTGCAACAGCGTGAGATTGCCCACCGAAGGGGCGTGCGGTGCCGGTATCACCGGCCCGCTATCTCTCAGGTACCGAGGACAGAGGGGTGACGAACGAGCGTGGATAAGTGCTGTCGGCTTCTCCTGGCTTGTGCTGTTAACCCTACAACCGGTCCGAGGAAGTCATGACGTTGAAATCCACCCCACTCAACAACGCCCACCGCGCCCTGGGCGCCCGCATGGTCGATTTCGGCGGCTGGGACATGCCGGTCAACTACGGTTCGCAGATCGAAGAGCACCATGCCGTGCGCACCGACGTGGGCATGTTCGACGTGGCGCATATGTGCGTGGTCGATATCAAGGGCAGCGACGTGCGCGGCTTCCTGCGCCGCCTGCTGGCCAACAATGTCGACAAGCTGAAGGTCTCCGGCAAGGCCCTGTACTCCTGCATGCTCAATCCCGAAGGCGGCGTCATCGACGACCTGATCGTCTACTTCATCAATGAAGACTGGTTCCGCCTGGTCGTCAACGCCGGCACGGCCGAGAAGGACGTGGCCTGGATGAACGCCCAGAACGAGGCCTGGGGCACCAAGCTCACGATTACGCAGCGCCGCGACGGCGACAACGCCATGGCCCTGATCGCCGTGCAGGGCCCGAACGCCCGCGCCAAGGTCTGGGAAGTGATCGCGCAAGCCAAGGAAGCCACGGCCGAGATGAAGCCGTTCAACGTGGCGCTGGTGCCCGGCACCGCGTTCGGCGAGGCGATGATCGCCCGCACCGGCTACACCGGTGAAGACGGTTTTGAAATCGGCGTCGCGGCCACCCAGGCCGAGGCGCTGTGGAACGCGCTCGCCGCGGCCGGCGTCAAGCCGGCCGGGCTGGGCGCACGCGACACGCTGCGCCTGGAAGCGGGCATGAACCTGTACGGCCAGGACATGGACGAATCGGTCAACCCGCTGGACGCCGGCCTGGCCTGGACCATCGACCTGATCAGCGAACGCGACTTCATCGGCAAGGCCGCCCTGCAGGCCAAGGGCCAGAACGCCCAGTTCGTCGGCCTGATCCTGCGCGAGAAAGGCGGCGTGCTGCGCGCCCACCAGAAAGTCATCGCCGCCAGCGGCGAGGGCGAGATCACGTCCGGCACGTTCAGCCCCACGATGCAGCAGGCGATCGCGCTGGCACGCGTGCCGACCGGTGTGCAGGTCGGCGACACGGTGCATGTCGAGATCCGCGACAAGAAACTGGCCGCGACAGTCGTGAAGCTGCCGTTCGTCCGCAACGGTAAAATCCTGGCTGCGTAAATCCGTTTGCGCGGGCCATCAACAATAACACCCCTTTTGGAGCACACATGAGCAATATTCCTGCAGAGCTGAAGTACACCGAGTCCCACGAATGGGTACGCCTGGAGTCCGACGGCACCGTCACGGTCGGCATCACCGAATTCGCGCAGGATGCGCTGGGCGACATCGTGTTCGTCGAACTGCCGAAGGTCGGCACCACCTTCACCGCCGGCGACGACGCCGCCGTGGTGGAGTCGGTGAAAGCCGCCTCCGACATCTACTCGCCGCTGTCCGGC from Pseudoduganella armeniaca includes the following:
- the gcvT gene encoding glycine cleavage system aminomethyltransferase GcvT, whose protein sequence is MTLKSTPLNNAHRALGARMVDFGGWDMPVNYGSQIEEHHAVRTDVGMFDVAHMCVVDIKGSDVRGFLRRLLANNVDKLKVSGKALYSCMLNPEGGVIDDLIVYFINEDWFRLVVNAGTAEKDVAWMNAQNEAWGTKLTITQRRDGDNAMALIAVQGPNARAKVWEVIAQAKEATAEMKPFNVALVPGTAFGEAMIARTGYTGEDGFEIGVAATQAEALWNALAAAGVKPAGLGARDTLRLEAGMNLYGQDMDESVNPLDAGLAWTIDLISERDFIGKAALQAKGQNAQFVGLILREKGGVLRAHQKVIAASGEGEITSGTFSPTMQQAIALARVPTGVQVGDTVHVEIRDKKLAATVVKLPFVRNGKILAA
- the gcvH gene encoding glycine cleavage system protein GcvH, whose amino-acid sequence is MSNIPAELKYTESHEWVRLESDGTVTVGITEFAQDALGDIVFVELPKVGTTFTAGDDAAVVESVKAASDIYSPLSGEITEVNEAVAGAPESINANAYDAWLFKLKPADVSQLDGLLDAAAYGKSTAA